One window of Centropristis striata isolate RG_2023a ecotype Rhode Island chromosome 23, C.striata_1.0, whole genome shotgun sequence genomic DNA carries:
- the LOC131961663 gene encoding coiled-coil domain-containing protein 106-like, with translation MSSVWQQEPSGYSPCVEIDSSSVRCKDRLTSPVWLKQEQDDLRIIKWENFQTGPSADAVQDNTPSSAMSAGSHVESLPPRVLLTITKLQCMLESKQERIAALERQVEDLMQDRKFLRSQIENLTSNRGIPTFASPSPHTEAPKSSKVQHSENKSRKRERASSCSSDSSVSGSEASESSEVSAASSEHRRKKHHKDKKRSKKGKDYSRKRATGVQYVIHRYKQVLSAFIKKKSMSEAFRHLGIDRNTIANTASIAELHLAGKDMVPLVGMFRQGEETLVSYAHRCTLVIDSDADLSRKIDQMKANGELLPISGKRPRVLHSHLQQLGGAAESILIG, from the exons ATGTCGTCCGTGTGGCAGCAGGAACCGTCGGGCTACTCGCCCTGCGTGGAGATCGACTCCAGCTCCGTGAGGTGCAAAGACAGACTCACGTCTCCGGTGTGGCTGAAGCAGGAACAGGACGACCTCCGCATCATCAAGTGGGAGAACTTTCAGACGGGGCCTTCAGCTGACGCTGTTCAGGACAACACGCCCAGCAGCGCCATGTCTG CTGGTTCACATGTAGAAAGCCTGCCCCCGCGGGTGCTGCTGACCATCACCAAGCTCCAGTGCATGCTGGAGAGCAAACAGGAGCGCATCGCCGCCCTGGAGAGGCAGGTGGAGGACCTGATGCAGGACCGCAAGTTCCTCAGGAGCCAGATCGAAAACCTCACAAGTAACCGCGGCATTCCAACGTTTGCATCCCCCAGCCCACACACCGAAG CTCCTAAATCCAGCAAAGTGCAGCACTCAGAAAACAAATCTcggaagagagaaagagcttCGTCCTGTTCCTCGGACAGCAGCGTCAGCGGCTCCGAGGCGTCCGAATCGTCTGAAGTGTCAGCGGCTTCGAGTGAACACAGGAGGAAGAAACACCACAAGGACAAGAAAAGGTCAAAGAAAGGGAAGGACTACAGCAGGAAGAGAG CCACCGGCGTCCAGTACGTCATCCACCGCTACAAACAAGTCCTGTCAGCCTTCATCAAGAAGAAGAGCATGAGCGAAGCCTTCCGCCATCTTGGAATCGACCGGAACACCATCGCCAACACGGCGTCCATCGCCGAGCTCCACCTGGCCGGCAAAGACATGGTCCCCCTGGTGGGCATGTTCCGCCAGGGAGAGGAGACTCTGGTCAGCTACGCCCACAGGTGCACCCTGGTGATCGACAGCGACGCCGACCTGTCCAGGAAAATAGACCAAATGAAAGCTAACGGCGAGCTGCTGCCCATCTCAGGGAAACGGCCCAGGGTGCTGCACTctcacctgcagcagctggGGGGCGCCGCAGAGAGCATTTTAATAGGTTAA